The Cyclobacteriaceae bacterium DNA segment ACGTAAATGTGCGGGCAGTGAAATAGCTGTTCCGTCTATCAATACCAGGTGATAGTACATCCGGAGTGGTTGATTCAAAAGCACCATTATCTACCGAACCAAAGTCCTGCAATACAGGTTCTGGATCAATACCCGTGTACTTGGTAATCACAAAAGCATTCTGAACGTTAGCGTAAACCCTAAAGCTTCGAACTAATTTTGACGAGGTATTGAAGTTATAACCAACCGTCAAGTTATCTAACTTGAAGAAATCGGCCTTTTCAACATAAAGTGAACTAAACTGTGCAGAGGTTAAACCATCCACTGCCTTATCTGTCTTAATTCGGTTATATGAATTGATCGCTCCTAGGTCAATAGGCTCATAAAAGGCCCTAAAATTATTGACTAAACTATGACCAAAAGCACCACGGAAAAAAGCATTAATATCCCAGTTCTTTATGGTAATCTGGTTTGTCCAGCCAAGCTCAAGTGCCGGTATACCACTGCCGAGATTTTTAAAATCACCATTAGGTAAGAGTGCAGAACCCTGATCGGCAATTACTTGACCATCGCCATTTAAATCAGCAAATATCGGTGTACCATTGCCTTCGTTTACACCATCAAATACAGGACCCCATATTTGACCAATTTCCTCACCAACGGCAACGCGGATCATATTGGTACCGTTTTGACCTGGGGCACCCAAGTTAGCTCGCGTTTGTTGGTCAATAATAAAGGATTCAAGCGTAGTCTTATACGAGCTTAGTACAACTCCAGGTGTCCATTTAATTTGACCAAAATCAATCGATCCATAGGTTAAGCTTAACTCCACACCAGTTGTTTTTAATTCTCCAGCATTTTCGAATCTTCTTCCAGAAGGATATAGGGCAACATCAACATCTCGCTCCAAAATAAAGTCGCTAATCTTTCTTGTGTACACATCCAGCGCACCAGAAAGTTTCCCCCCAATTCCAAAGTCAATTCCAAAATTCAATTCAGCCTTTTGTTCCCACTTTAAATCAAGGTTAGCATCACGAACTTTCGAAACACTGCCACCGCCTTGAAAGTTGTAGGTATAAAGATCCTGCGCAAGTCCTGACTCATTAGGCAATGAACCAGTAATACCATAACCCACGCGTACTTTTAAGGCATCAAAATTATTTAAACTTAAATATCGATTAACATCAACACCAACACCAACAGCAGGGAAAATTCCAAACCGATTATTTTCACCAAGCTTAGTAGAACCTTCCCTTCTTACCGATCCGTTGATGAAAATTGCATTATCAAATGTGAGGTTGAATCGAGCAAATGTAGCAATGATTCTATTTTTTGGCGAAACACTACTGCTAATATTAACCAAACTAGCAAGACCTGAAATTCTATCACCTGAAGTTTCGAGAGCCCTGTATCCCAATTCATCACTTGGAAAATTACCCAATTCAATAAAAATATCTTCAAATTGATCTTGCTGATATGAGTATCCTGCTGAAACATCAAGATTTACTTTGTTGAATGTGTTCGAGTAGGTACCGTAAGCTTCAAACAACGTAAAACTTCTGTCAGACGTGTACCTACGGGCCAATCCACCACGATTCAAACCTCTGAACAAAGAATTTCTTGAGTAATATTCTCCATTAAGGTTGTTCTCATACTGCTGACCATAATTTGCCGTAAGGGTAATCTGATCGGTAATGCCGTAATCAATTTTAGCATTGTAATTCAAATTCTTGCGCTTGCCCTCATTAATATTCTGCTCAATAATGGCAACCGGGTTAAAGTTGTCGAATAAAATAGCCTGATAAAACTCTCCATTATCAAAGCGAACTGGAGCAGTTGGGTTAAATAAAACCGCGTAGCGAAGGGCCTCATTAAATGAGAAGTCGCTATTTCTATTGGTGAGCGACATATTCAGGTCAACCTGAAGTTTATTATCGAGTGTTTTGTGATTCAGATTTGCGCGTGTGTTAACCTGGTCAAACCCTGAACGTTCCAAAATACCTTGAACCTGACGAAAGTTAGTGGACATGCGGAAGGTTGTCTGCTGGGTTCCGCCTGAGATTGCAATATTATGGACATTAGTAATACCTGTTCTTGTTACTTCGTCCTGCCAATCAGTTACCGATCCAAGATCATTTCCTCCCGCATCTACATACTCACTGGCTGACATAACTGGCTGATTCCTCAAAACCGTTGCTGCCGATACGTATCCATTATAGCTAACACCAACACCTCCTCTGCTTGAGCCTCGCTTGGTTGTTACAAGAATAACACCACTGGATCCACGACTTCCATAGATAGCAGCTGCAGAACCATCCTTAAGAACACTTACTGATTCAATATCATTTGGATCAACGTTATCAAGAGAAGCTCCAATTACACCATCAATAACAACGAGGGGTTGAGTGTTTGCTCCAACTGTTGAAATACCACGCAACCGAATTGTAGCTGCTGAGTTCGGGTTACCTCCACGATTGTAGATACTTAGACCTGGAACCTTGCCCTGCAGCAATTGGGTTGCATCGTTAATATTACCTTGGTTAAATTCTTTTGTAGTCAAAGAAACAACGGAACTCGTGATCTCCTTTTTATCTTGAGATCCGTAACCTGTAACCACAATTTCTGACAATGCCGTTACATCTGAGTTCAGTGCAACATTAATTGTCGTTTGATTTCCAACCTGCACTTCCTGCGTGGCGAAACCCACAAACGTAAAGACAAGCGTAGCATCAGACCCAACTGAAATAGAATAGTTGCCGTCAGCATCAGAAGTGGTTCCATTACTGGTTCCCTTCTCCAGAATATTCACGCCAGGAATTGCACTGCCATCATCGGATGCCGTGACCTTGCCCGTAACGGTTCGCTGCGCGAATGATGTGAAAGCGCCAAGCATTAAAAGAACTAGCAGGCACCCTCGTGTTAACAGATAGAGTTTTCTCATAATTAAGAAGTGTTAAGGTTAAGTGTTAAACAGGTTATTAGTATGTTATACTTCTATTAAATATAGGGCTTTTGTTTCCGAAATTGAAAGAAAATAGCCTCAAAAAGCAGTCAATTTTCTTCGGAAACGACTTCGCAAACGTTTGCGGCTTATAATAAATGTGCAACTCAAGGCGCAACAGTTGCACAAAGCATGATCTTGTTTAACGCAATGACGCTAATGAGCCGTTGATATGAATCGTCAGCGGATCACCAGCTTCAAGAAAAGCGCATTGAGAATCTTTACGGACTTCAACTCTTACTACACTATTTCTGAACTTCACTTTAAATGTATACGACTCCCATCTTGATGGAATGAAGGGGTTCAATTGAAGTTGGCCCTTAACCACGCGCATGCCACCAAACCCTTTGATTACACTCAACCAAGTACCTGCCATACTGGTAATGTGACAACCATCTTCGGTGTCGTTATTGTAATCATCTAGATCAAGACGGGCAGTACGCAGGTACATCTCGTACGCTTTTTCTTCGTATCCAAGTTTGGCGGCTAGTATGGAATGCACACAAGGCGATAAAGACGATTCGTGCACGGTCATGGGTTCGTAAAAATCAAAATTGCGCTTGATGGTTTCATTATCGAAACGCTCTTCAAAAAAATACAAGCCCTGCAATACATCTGCCTGCTTGATAAAGCATGAACGTAAAATTCTATCCCACGACCATTTTTGATTCAATGGTCGATCTTCTTTTTTCAATTGACTAACGCTCATCAGTTCCTTATCCAGGAAACCATCTTGCTGAAGAAAGACGCCTCTCTTTGCATCTTCAGGAAAATACATCTGGTTGATAATAGCTTCCCATTGAGTAAGTTCTTCATCTTTAAAGTTTAGCCTGGTCATAATTTCCTTATATGCCTTGCTGTCTCTCGACTTAGCATAGGCAAGCGATTCTTTAGTATACGACAGCGTCCATGTAGCGATGTAATTTGTGTACCAGTTGTTATTCACATTATTCTCATACTCATTCGGGCCGGTGACGCCAAGCATTACATACTTCTTTTTGTCTTCCGACCAATTAACACGTTGAGCCCAGAACCTGGAAATACCAATCAACACTTCCAGTCCGTACTCAATCAAGTAACCCTCATCACCGGTATACCGGATATAATCGTAGATCGCATAGGCAATCGCCCCGTTCCGATGTATTTCTTCAAAGGTAATTTCCCACTCGTTATGGCATTCCTCCCCATTCATGGTAACCATAGGATAGAGTGCTGCGCCATCTTTAAAACCTAACTTCTGTGCATTCTCGATAGCCTT contains these protein-coding regions:
- a CDS encoding SusC/RagA family TonB-linked outer membrane protein; translation: MRKLYLLTRGCLLVLLMLGAFTSFAQRTVTGKVTASDDGSAIPGVNILEKGTSNGTTSDADGNYSISVGSDATLVFTFVGFATQEVQVGNQTTINVALNSDVTALSEIVVTGYGSQDKKEITSSVVSLTTKEFNQGNINDATQLLQGKVPGLSIYNRGGNPNSAATIRLRGISTVGANTQPLVVIDGVIGASLDNVDPNDIESVSVLKDGSAAAIYGSRGSSGVILVTTKRGSSRGGVGVSYNGYVSAATVLRNQPVMSASEYVDAGGNDLGSVTDWQDEVTRTGITNVHNIAISGGTQQTTFRMSTNFRQVQGILERSGFDQVNTRANLNHKTLDNKLQVDLNMSLTNRNSDFSFNEALRYAVLFNPTAPVRFDNGEFYQAILFDNFNPVAIIEQNINEGKRKNLNYNAKIDYGITDQITLTANYGQQYENNLNGEYYSRNSLFRGLNRGGLARRYTSDRSFTLFEAYGTYSNTFNKVNLDVSAGYSYQQDQFEDIFIELGNFPSDELGYRALETSGDRISGLASLVNISSSVSPKNRIIATFARFNLTFDNAIFINGSVRREGSTKLGENNRFGIFPAVGVGVDVNRYLSLNNFDALKVRVGYGITGSLPNESGLAQDLYTYNFQGGGSVSKVRDANLDLKWEQKAELNFGIDFGIGGKLSGALDVYTRKISDFILERDVDVALYPSGRRFENAGELKTTGVELSLTYGSIDFGQIKWTPGVVLSSYKTTLESFIIDQQTRANLGAPGQNGTNMIRVAVGEEIGQIWGPVFDGVNEGNGTPIFADLNGDGQVIADQGSALLPNGDFKNLGSGIPALELGWTNQITIKNWDINAFFRGAFGHSLVNNFRAFYEPIDLGAINSYNRIKTDKAVDGLTSAQFSSLYVEKADFFKLDNLTVGYNFNTSSKLVRSFRVYANVQNAFVITKYTGIDPEPVLQDFGSVDNGAFESTTPDVLSPGIDRRNSYFTARTFTFGVNIGF